In Flavobacterium cerinum, one genomic interval encodes:
- a CDS encoding ankyrin repeat domain-containing protein, producing the protein MAQKRKTLPKDFEELLKKGDIQELIQLFDKCEIEARGGYSKGTALSFAECPHELAKWLVEQGADIEASNDYSYTPLQERSGRRFSSNIKSLLELGANVNANNSRGTALHCAARNHNTENIKILLEYGADIKTIVSEGYGEKRNDYTALELALMNCRNIDIEDTLEISKILLHAGTPKTEKMKAFVTGIGKMFEHHRPNFYDESTEQTSDALDELYRIFEVEPVPRRIVYDGKSPITVKATTWQKQHEELWELLVPGRGAAQTVQGEVIRITGKVARELLDNGGGNWDIQYQKMVDGYFKYIQQENQLSPEEIKELTIITNEVKAKNSENIYVMSELGVKWVLNNPTPIALTVTDYDR; encoded by the coding sequence ATGGCACAAAAAAGAAAAACATTACCGAAAGACTTTGAGGAACTTCTAAAGAAAGGGGATATTCAGGAACTTATTCAACTATTTGACAAATGCGAGATAGAAGCTCGTGGCGGATACAGCAAAGGAACAGCCTTGTCGTTTGCAGAATGTCCGCATGAATTAGCCAAATGGCTGGTTGAACAAGGAGCAGACATAGAAGCCTCTAATGACTATAGCTATACGCCACTTCAGGAACGTTCCGGGAGACGTTTTTCGAGTAACATCAAAAGCTTATTAGAACTGGGAGCCAATGTAAACGCCAACAACAGCAGAGGAACAGCTTTGCATTGTGCAGCGAGAAACCATAATACGGAGAACATAAAAATACTGCTTGAATACGGAGCTGACATTAAGACTATAGTTTCGGAAGGTTATGGCGAAAAAAGAAACGATTACACCGCGCTGGAGTTAGCTTTGATGAATTGTCGTAACATCGACATAGAAGACACCCTTGAAATTTCAAAAATATTGTTGCATGCCGGTACTCCGAAAACGGAAAAGATGAAAGCGTTTGTTACCGGAATCGGAAAAATGTTTGAACATCACAGACCGAATTTCTATGATGAATCAACAGAACAAACTAGTGATGCTTTAGATGAACTTTACCGTATTTTTGAGGTTGAACCTGTTCCAAGAAGGATTGTATATGACGGTAAATCACCTATTACTGTCAAAGCGACCACCTGGCAAAAGCAACACGAAGAATTATGGGAGCTTTTGGTTCCCGGACGTGGTGCCGCCCAAACCGTACAGGGAGAAGTTATTCGGATCACAGGTAAAGTCGCCCGGGAATTATTAGATAACGGAGGAGGAAATTGGGACATTCAATATCAAAAAATGGTGGACGGTTATTTCAAATATATCCAGCAGGAAAATCAACTTTCCCCGGAAGAAATAAAGGAACTGACTATTATTACAAATGAAGTAAAAGCTAAAAATTCTGAAAATATATATGTAATGAGTGAATTAGGTGTAAAATGGGTACTTAACAATCCAACACCTATAGCTCTTACCGTAACAGATTATGACCGTTAA
- a CDS encoding MarR family winged helix-turn-helix transcriptional regulator, with product MNENDPNNIIQKFRIASRKYSDASIFMHEAIARKAGLTGSDHKYLGVILQHDRLTAGDISKLTRLTGGAVTGLIDRLEKKKLLKREFTKDDRRKVIIVPNMENSMKLLQPIFSELQQKTTDLLATFSEKEIQIIERYFTEATSIMNETTNNLNNK from the coding sequence ATGAATGAAAATGATCCCAACAATATTATTCAAAAGTTTAGAATAGCGAGCCGAAAGTATTCCGATGCTTCGATCTTTATGCACGAGGCAATCGCACGAAAAGCAGGACTTACCGGCTCAGATCACAAATATTTGGGTGTTATTCTACAGCATGATCGACTCACGGCAGGCGATATTTCAAAGCTTACAAGATTAACAGGAGGTGCTGTTACAGGTTTAATTGACCGTTTGGAAAAAAAGAAACTACTGAAGAGAGAGTTTACAAAAGATGATAGACGAAAAGTGATCATTGTACCCAATATGGAAAATAGCATGAAACTATTACAGCCGATATTTAGTGAATTACAACAAAAGACAACGGACCTGCTCGCAACATTTTCGGAAAAGGAAATTCAGATTATCGAACGCTATTTTACTGAAGCGACATCCATAATGAATGAAACAACCAATAATCTAAATAATAAATAA
- a CDS encoding transposase, with protein sequence MENITASYLIRAEIWLCITTLIYFLMNGAQIFETLVFVPKWTTSPPDNFHLLLDGKGASLKNFWIIFHSIHEITFVVAIVFCWKIDPVRNWLLILFVIHFAVRVWTLSFFAPNIIDFQKVAETPSLAIDLVNRISLWQKLNYVRVVIFIAVSVGLIPLCIKLFSLRQ encoded by the coding sequence ATGGAAAATATAACAGCATCATATTTGATAAGGGCCGAAATATGGCTTTGTATTACGACACTCATTTATTTCTTAATGAACGGAGCGCAAATATTTGAGACACTAGTATTTGTTCCTAAATGGACGACTTCACCTCCTGATAATTTTCACCTTCTTTTGGACGGTAAAGGAGCAAGTCTGAAAAATTTTTGGATTATTTTCCATTCCATACACGAAATCACTTTTGTGGTCGCCATTGTTTTTTGCTGGAAAATAGATCCGGTGAGAAATTGGTTATTGATTTTATTTGTCATTCATTTTGCCGTAAGAGTTTGGACACTTTCATTTTTTGCACCAAATATTATTGATTTTCAAAAAGTAGCCGAAACACCATCGTTGGCAATAGATCTGGTAAATCGAATCTCGCTTTGGCAGAAATTAAACTATGTAAGAGTTGTTATTTTTATTGCCGTTTCTGTTGGCCTTATACCATTATGTATAAAGCTCTTTAGTCTACGGCAATAA
- a CDS encoding LytR/AlgR family response regulator transcription factor has translation MKYLIVEDERFAYVELKRMMTKLRPDYILEGRTESVADTILFLKKNSVDFILLDIHLADGNCFEIFEQLQVLTPIIFTTAYDEHAIQAFKLNSIDYLLKPVEEYDLLAALTKLERQTTVIETVFDYKRIEKALLENQTKRRFLVQIGDTYNHIDIHEIAFFYSEEKVVFLHTFSNKKFVIDYTLTQIESQIDKKSFFRVSRNCVANIISIKKISRYFNSRLKLNFQPECPHEILVSRERVSDFLKWVDA, from the coding sequence ATGAAATATCTGATTGTAGAAGATGAACGGTTTGCATACGTAGAATTAAAGAGAATGATGACCAAGCTCCGTCCGGACTATATACTTGAGGGAAGGACGGAATCGGTTGCCGATACAATTCTCTTTCTCAAAAAGAATTCAGTAGATTTTATTCTCCTGGACATCCATCTGGCTGATGGAAATTGCTTTGAAATCTTCGAACAGCTTCAGGTATTGACACCGATTATTTTTACCACGGCTTATGACGAACATGCTATTCAGGCTTTTAAGTTGAACAGTATCGACTATCTGTTAAAACCTGTCGAAGAATATGATTTATTAGCTGCGCTGACAAAACTAGAACGACAGACCACAGTAATAGAAACGGTCTTTGACTACAAAAGGATAGAAAAAGCATTGTTGGAGAATCAAACGAAAAGACGTTTTCTTGTTCAGATCGGGGACACCTATAACCATATAGACATACATGAAATAGCTTTTTTCTATAGTGAAGAAAAAGTAGTTTTTCTACATACGTTTTCTAATAAAAAATTTGTTATCGATTATACATTAACACAGATAGAATCACAAATTGACAAAAAATCATTTTTTCGGGTTTCACGCAATTGCGTGGCAAACATTATTTCCATAAAAAAGATTTCCAGATACTTTAACAGCCGTCTGAAACTTAACTTCCAGCCCGAGTGTCCGCATGAAATTTTAGTTAGTCGTGAACGCGTGTCTGATTTCCTGAAATGGGTAGATGCATAG
- a CDS encoding sensor histidine kinase gives MKRINIKYIIAFILIVAVLLVFFYYVFQTLTGKEKNFLQFFAINLVPCVFIASVDFIIVHTIYKYLKTSNIYFHVALNLFISSLFSLLVIFLGNFIFLGFSAFEINPEIIKSTIFILLWNSIIVLLIEIFFYNQRQIVAKDKIAIMEKEKIQYQYEMLKAQINPHFLFNSLNVLSSLAYEDAEKANLFAKKMSGVYRYLLLTNERPTVTLKEELAFLDSYIFLEKIRFENNLLITLSNHINTNKNVIPVSLQLLIENAIKHNITTSNQPLNVHVEITEEGITVSNNLQLRNTIDSSGVGLKNLQRQYALHKKTIAIIKTDTQFIVKMPFLD, from the coding sequence ATGAAAAGGATAAATATAAAATATATTATTGCTTTTATACTTATTGTAGCGGTACTACTGGTCTTTTTCTACTATGTGTTTCAAACATTAACAGGAAAAGAAAAGAACTTTTTACAATTTTTTGCGATCAATCTGGTTCCATGTGTATTTATTGCATCTGTCGATTTTATCATTGTTCATACCATCTATAAATATTTAAAAACATCCAATATTTATTTTCACGTTGCACTGAATTTATTCATTTCCTCACTATTCTCACTACTGGTAATATTTCTCGGTAATTTTATCTTTTTAGGTTTTTCTGCTTTTGAGATTAATCCCGAAATTATTAAGTCTACAATATTTATCTTACTTTGGAACAGTATTATAGTCTTGTTAATTGAAATTTTCTTTTATAACCAACGGCAAATTGTTGCTAAAGATAAAATAGCGATAATGGAAAAAGAAAAAATACAATATCAATACGAAATGCTTAAAGCACAGATCAATCCACATTTTTTATTTAATAGCTTAAATGTTTTGTCATCATTGGCTTATGAAGATGCAGAAAAAGCAAATTTGTTCGCAAAAAAAATGTCAGGGGTATACCGTTATCTGCTATTGACAAACGAACGTCCGACGGTAACGCTAAAAGAAGAACTGGCTTTTTTAGATTCCTATATATTTTTGGAAAAGATTCGGTTTGAAAACAACTTACTTATAACGCTCAGTAATCATATCAATACTAATAAAAATGTAATCCCCGTTAGTCTGCAATTACTAATAGAGAATGCCATAAAACACAATATAACCACTTCTAATCAACCGTTGAACGTTCACGTTGAAATCACAGAAGAAGGGATTACTGTTTCAAACAATCTTCAACTGAGAAATACAATTGATTCTAGCGGTGTGGGACTAAAAAATCTACAAAGGCAATATGCTTTGCACAAAAAAACGATTGCGATTATAAAAACGGATACGCAATTTATAGTAAAAATGCCGTTTCTGGATTAA
- a CDS encoding porin family protein, with protein sequence MRKQVILSIVAMATFFMASVSVNAQTRVSLGIKGGVNSTFYKYDSESPYSDSSPELGGSVGGFLKYDFGKWFALQTDLMIHYRNSEMENKYTAEKSKLESYDLELPVYAVFQTKLGTGKLFFGVGPYIGYGIRAKTGNIDMYDKDIAGNRPMKQLNYGAATMLGYDFGRFQINCSYISQNGIGVMNNSSGIRRQAFGLGIGYSL encoded by the coding sequence ATGAGAAAGCAAGTAATTTTATCAATTGTTGCGATGGCAACATTCTTTATGGCTTCAGTTTCTGTAAACGCTCAAACAAGGGTTTCTTTAGGAATTAAAGGAGGAGTCAATTCAACGTTTTATAAGTATGATTCGGAGAGTCCCTATTCAGACAGCTCACCGGAATTAGGAGGTTCTGTCGGAGGATTTTTAAAGTATGATTTTGGCAAGTGGTTTGCGCTTCAAACAGATTTGATGATTCATTACAGAAATTCTGAAATGGAAAACAAGTATACAGCAGAAAAATCCAAATTGGAATCGTATGATCTGGAATTGCCTGTCTATGCAGTTTTTCAGACCAAGTTGGGAACAGGAAAGTTATTTTTCGGTGTTGGTCCTTACATCGGTTACGGAATAAGAGCTAAAACAGGTAATATTGATATGTATGATAAGGATATAGCAGGAAATAGACCAATGAAGCAGCTTAATTATGGTGCAGCGACGATGCTCGGATATGATTTTGGACGCTTCCAGATTAACTGTTCCTATATATCACAAAACGGTATAGGAGTAATGAATAATAGTTCAGGTATAAGACGTCAGGCTTTTGGATTAGGAATCGGTTACAGTTTATAA
- a CDS encoding alpha/beta hydrolase family protein, with the protein MKKVIPLLITIVISSFSIFAQDIKPNRPQEPQQPYPYYSEDIIFENRQAGITLAGTLTLPKKEGVFPAVVLITGSGPQDRNEALAGHKPFLVLSDYLTKNGIAVLRYDDRGTALSEGDFNSATSVDLASDVANAVAYLKNRKEIDRTKIGLIGHSEGGLIAPLVATESKDIAFIVMLGGPGIPGDKILLIQQRLIARASGISEQEIRQTERINKRIFSIVKKSSDVEQLKTELRSDLKKFLSKNARSKKTNGKSDEEYINLQVKTYATPWMQYFIKYNPEPTLKKVKIPVLALNGERDLQITPKENLRAIKKALCKAGNKKLTIRELPTLNHLFQESDTGAPHEYETIEQTYSPTVLKEVLKWLKLQIE; encoded by the coding sequence ATGAAAAAAGTAATTCCATTGTTGATCACCATTGTAATATCGTCATTCTCGATTTTTGCACAGGATATTAAACCCAATAGGCCACAAGAACCACAGCAACCCTACCCGTATTATTCAGAAGATATTATTTTTGAAAACAGACAAGCCGGAATAACTTTAGCCGGAACGCTAACACTTCCTAAAAAAGAAGGTGTTTTCCCGGCTGTTGTTTTGATAACAGGAAGCGGGCCACAAGATAGAAATGAGGCTTTAGCAGGACATAAACCATTTCTTGTTTTGTCTGATTATCTTACGAAAAATGGGATTGCAGTTTTACGTTACGATGATAGGGGAACCGCTTTGTCAGAAGGAGATTTCAATAGCGCCACCTCTGTAGATTTAGCAAGTGATGTAGCAAATGCCGTTGCCTATCTAAAAAACAGAAAAGAGATTGACCGGACAAAAATAGGTTTAATAGGGCATAGTGAAGGTGGTCTAATTGCGCCATTGGTGGCTACAGAATCCAAAGATATCGCATTTATTGTAATGCTGGGCGGGCCGGGAATTCCGGGAGACAAAATCCTTTTGATACAACAGCGGCTGATAGCAAGAGCATCAGGAATCAGTGAACAGGAAATAAGACAGACGGAAAGGATAAACAAAAGAATATTTAGTATTGTAAAAAAATCCTCGGATGTCGAACAGTTAAAAACAGAATTACGTAGTGATCTGAAAAAATTCTTGAGTAAGAATGCCCGTTCTAAAAAAACTAATGGTAAGAGTGATGAGGAATACATCAATTTGCAGGTTAAAACCTATGCTACTCCCTGGATGCAGTATTTCATCAAATATAATCCTGAGCCAACGTTGAAAAAAGTGAAAATTCCGGTTTTAGCTCTTAACGGAGAAAGAGACCTGCAGATTACACCAAAGGAAAATTTGAGAGCCATAAAAAAAGCATTATGTAAAGCCGGGAATAAAAAATTGACTATTAGAGAATTGCCGACTTTAAATCATTTGTTTCAGGAATCGGATACCGGAGCGCCTCATGAATATGAGACTATAGAACAAACCTATTCGCCGACAGTTTTGAAAGAAGTGTTGAAATGGTTAAAATTGCAAATAGAATAG
- a CDS encoding D-cysteine desulfhydrase family protein, translating to MKENRIDLGFFPTPLQKLENLSKIYPDYNIYIKRDDNTGLASGGNKTRKLEFLIKKALDEGCNTVITAGAQQSNHCRQTAAACAKAGLKCHLLLGGDQPDIYDGNLLLSSILGATIHFTGENRKGEDQEHLKEKLEREGNKCFVIPYGGSNSIGALGFVNAVKELIEQLSEKNMKIDYIFFASSSGGMQAGLTVGKELYDLDAELIPISIDKDETNGFSLEEVVFNIVNELTQKLLISRKIELSEIKLNKDFDHAGYGVITANEINAIDELAKMEGILLDPVYTGRAFYGMLDFIKNKKLPINSNILFWHTGGLPAVFKFAKELGNKM from the coding sequence ATGAAAGAGAATAGGATCGACTTAGGTTTTTTTCCAACACCGTTACAAAAACTCGAAAATTTGTCCAAAATTTATCCCGATTACAACATCTATATAAAAAGAGACGACAATACGGGATTAGCTTCTGGCGGGAATAAAACTAGAAAATTAGAATTTTTAATCAAAAAAGCATTGGACGAAGGTTGTAATACTGTTATTACTGCAGGAGCCCAACAGTCAAATCATTGCAGACAAACTGCGGCAGCCTGTGCTAAAGCGGGACTAAAATGTCATCTGCTTTTGGGAGGTGACCAACCCGATATTTACGATGGAAACCTGCTATTGTCTTCAATACTGGGAGCAACCATACATTTTACAGGTGAAAACAGGAAGGGTGAAGATCAGGAACACTTAAAAGAAAAACTGGAGCGAGAAGGAAATAAATGTTTTGTGATTCCATATGGCGGTTCAAATTCCATAGGAGCATTGGGATTTGTAAATGCAGTGAAGGAATTAATAGAACAACTTTCCGAAAAGAACATGAAAATAGATTATATATTTTTTGCTTCTAGTTCAGGTGGAATGCAGGCTGGACTAACTGTAGGCAAAGAACTTTATGATTTGGATGCAGAGCTGATTCCGATTAGTATAGATAAAGACGAAACGAATGGATTCTCGCTGGAAGAAGTTGTTTTTAATATTGTTAACGAGCTCACACAGAAGTTACTTATTAGCAGAAAAATAGAACTTTCAGAAATTAAGCTTAATAAGGATTTTGATCATGCAGGATATGGCGTTATAACTGCCAATGAAATTAATGCAATAGATGAGTTGGCAAAAATGGAAGGGATTCTTTTAGATCCTGTTTATACAGGACGGGCATTCTATGGCATGCTGGATTTTATAAAAAACAAAAAACTGCCAATAAATTCTAATATTCTATTTTGGCATACAGGAGGTTTACCGGCTGTTTTTAAATTTGCGAAAGAATTAGGAAATAAAATGTAA